A genomic window from Thermincola ferriacetica includes:
- the cysS gene encoding cysteine--tRNA ligase yields the protein MKLYNTCTRKKEEFIPRQPGKVDMYVCGPTTYNLIHLGNARPLIVFDTVRRYFEYKGYQVTYVQNFTDIDDKIINRAREKNTDPITLAAKYIREYFKDAAALGVREATVHPRVSEHLDEIIEMIRGIMKNGYAYQLDGDVYFSVESFKGYGKLSGRSLEDMQAGARVDVDTRKRHPMDFALWKAAKPGEPAWDSPWGKGRPGWHIECSAMANKYLGMGFDIHGGGFDLIFPHHENEIAQAEAYAGCGPFARYWMHNGFITVNEEKMSKSLGNFFTVREILAKYDPEVVRFYMLSTHYRSPLDFDDTKLEMNRKSLSRLHNALDNIESILKTNKFGEVENPELEKALADLLRAREKAVRDFEEAMDDDFNTALAIAVLFDLARDSNAFIHAATSAGGDALLQEVKGALQQVFDTFMKLGQVLGLFEKRGTQGDAGLVDRLMQIILDIRSEARARKDWATADGIRNKLNELGIIIEDSPQGARWKRK from the coding sequence ATAAAGCTATATAATACCTGCACCAGGAAAAAGGAAGAATTCATCCCCAGGCAACCCGGGAAAGTAGATATGTATGTTTGCGGACCCACTACGTACAACCTTATTCATTTGGGTAATGCCAGACCTTTGATTGTTTTTGATACTGTCCGCCGGTACTTCGAGTATAAAGGTTACCAGGTTACCTATGTGCAGAACTTTACCGATATTGATGATAAAATAATTAACCGGGCTCGGGAGAAAAATACCGATCCTATAACCCTGGCCGCCAAATATATCAGAGAATATTTCAAAGATGCTGCGGCATTAGGTGTGCGGGAGGCGACCGTTCACCCCAGGGTCAGTGAGCATCTTGATGAGATTATTGAGATGATCCGGGGTATTATGAAAAACGGTTACGCTTACCAACTGGACGGAGACGTTTATTTTTCCGTGGAAAGTTTTAAAGGGTACGGCAAGCTTTCCGGCAGGTCCCTTGAGGATATGCAGGCCGGAGCGCGGGTGGATGTGGATACCAGGAAACGCCACCCAATGGACTTTGCCCTTTGGAAAGCGGCAAAACCGGGCGAACCGGCCTGGGACAGCCCCTGGGGAAAAGGCCGTCCCGGTTGGCACATCGAATGTTCAGCCATGGCCAATAAGTACCTGGGCATGGGGTTTGATATCCATGGCGGGGGCTTTGACCTGATTTTTCCACATCATGAAAATGAGATTGCCCAGGCGGAGGCCTATGCCGGCTGCGGCCCTTTTGCGCGTTACTGGATGCATAACGGTTTTATCACCGTCAACGAAGAAAAAATGTCCAAATCCCTGGGGAACTTTTTTACGGTCAGGGAGATTTTGGCCAAGTATGACCCGGAAGTTGTCAGGTTTTACATGCTTTCTACCCATTATCGGAGCCCTTTGGATTTTGACGATACCAAGCTGGAAATGAACAGGAAAAGCCTGAGCAGGCTGCACAATGCTCTCGATAATATTGAGAGTATACTGAAAACTAATAAATTCGGGGAAGTAGAAAACCCCGAATTGGAAAAGGCTCTAGCCGATTTGCTGAGAGCCCGGGAGAAAGCAGTAAGAGATTTCGAGGAAGCTATGGATGACGACTTTAATACTGCTTTAGCTATTGCTGTTTTATTTGATCTGGCCCGGGACAGCAATGCATTTATCCATGCCGCCACATCGGCAGGAGGCGACGCACTGCTTCAGGAGGTTAAAGGGGCCCTGCAACAGGTTTTTGATACTTTTATGAAACTTGGCCAGGTTCTGGGCTTATTTGAAAAAAGGGGAACCCAGGGCGATGCGGGCCTTGTTGACCGGTTGATGCAGATAATTCTCGACATCCGGAGCGAAGCCAGGGCCAGGAAGGATTGGGCCACCGCCGACGGAATCAGAAATAAATTAAATGAATTGGGTATAATCATTGAAGACAGCCCCCAGGGCGCTCGCTGGAAAAGAAAATAG
- the cysE gene encoding serine O-acetyltransferase, translating to MFRRIRNDIKVIFDRDPAAKSLLEVILCYPGLHAILLHRVAHYLYKKGLVVLPRLISQFSRWLTGIEIHPGAQIGDGFFIDHGTGVVIGETTIIGNNVTIYQGVTLGGTGKEKGKRHPTIGNNVVISAGAKVLGNIKIGDNTKIGAGSVVLRDTPPNTTVVGVPGKVVVREGLNIADMDLESKIDLHHDQLPDPVAEMMLCMQRKIARMEQRIHELEEGQNRYDHKAI from the coding sequence ATGTTTAGGCGTATAAGGAATGACATCAAAGTAATATTTGACCGGGATCCGGCGGCAAAAAGCCTGCTGGAGGTCATTTTATGTTATCCCGGCCTGCATGCCATTTTACTGCACAGGGTGGCTCATTACCTGTATAAGAAAGGGCTGGTGGTACTGCCACGGTTAATTTCCCAGTTTTCTCGCTGGCTGACGGGTATAGAAATACATCCGGGGGCCCAGATTGGCGATGGCTTTTTCATCGATCACGGTACAGGAGTGGTTATTGGAGAAACTACCATTATCGGCAACAATGTCACCATTTATCAGGGGGTTACCCTGGGAGGCACCGGAAAGGAAAAGGGTAAGCGCCATCCTACAATCGGCAACAATGTTGTTATCAGCGCCGGGGCAAAAGTTTTGGGGAACATCAAAATAGGGGATAACACCAAGATTGGGGCCGGTTCCGTTGTATTGCGGGATACTCCGCCGAATACTACGGTAGTCGGTGTGCCCGGAAAAGTAGTGGTACGCGAAGGTCTCAATATAGCCGATATGGACCTGGAATCCAAGATAGACCTGCACCATGACCAGTTACCGGACCCTGTTGCCGAAATGATGCTATGTATGCAGCGGAAAATAGCGCGCATGGAGCAAAGGATACATGAATTGGAGGAGGGGCAGAACAGGTATGACCATAAAGCTATATAA